Proteins co-encoded in one Arachis hypogaea cultivar Tifrunner chromosome 11, arahy.Tifrunner.gnm2.J5K5, whole genome shotgun sequence genomic window:
- the LOC112720465 gene encoding probable calcium-binding protein CML32, with the protein MSDLSFLQFQSDSSIEKSCSPPKNSSSNSSFQPKEEEIKWVFDKFDANKDGKISFEEFKAAIITVGWNLGDAEALNSFKAIDTDEDSFIDFDEFMGMFKGEDNDDENVKQMEMKSAFQVFDLNGDGKISAEELSQVLKRLGENCNVSDCKKMVMGVDGNGDGFIDLNEFMTMMMSGNKLP; encoded by the coding sequence ATGTCAGATTTGAGTTTCCTTCAGTTTCAAAGCGATAGTTCTATAGAAAAATCTTGTTCTCCACCCAAAAATTCATCCTCCAATTCGAGTTTCCAGCCAAAGGAAGAGGAAATAAAATGGGTGTTCGACAAATTCGACGCAAACAAAGACGGCAAGATCTCCTTTGAAGAGTTCAAAGCCGCGATTATCACCGTGGGTTGGAATCTCGGTGATGCCGAGGCTTTGAACTCGTTCAAGGCCATCGACACCGATGAAGATTCTTTCATCGATTTCGACGAGTTCATGGGGATGTTTAAGGGGGAGGATAACGATGACGAGAACGTGAAGCAGATGGAGATGAAGAGcgctttccaagtgtttgatttgAATGGTGATGGGAAGATTAGTGCGGAGGAGTTGTCCCAAGTTCTCAAGAGGCTTGGCGAAAATTGTAACGTTAGTGATTGTAAGAAGATGGTGATGGGTGTGGATGGTAACGGTGATGGGTTTATTGACTTGAATGAGTTCATGACCATGATGATGAGTGGCAACAAACTGCCTTAA
- the LOC112720464 gene encoding B3 domain-containing protein Os01g0234100-like isoform X1: MVDRMVKKEVEQHDEQTVTLGFYGDEQAQRRFSINMMDKQNKATDNKNKVLNSDIKPVTNGEAQKFASSMKGTTAEATSSRGEAKSSAVIRAEEIRSSLQAEYPSFVKSLVRSHVASCFWMGLPVAFCKKHLADKDTTMTLEDEYGKEYKMKYIACKTGLSAGWRQFSAVHKLQEGDVLVFQLVEPAKFKIYIVRADNLREVDGALSLMNLDSYARQKQREKENPENDALDASITKRKPGKSVAIDVQKKKPSKPGHKSVQPAQSENDSEEALSEVFEGFRTLDFKDVKGFENFSIIVDGVVLDAEFSNEVRNKYYKLCYSQRAFLHDNLTRGLNYKLVVGIITETVNIADAIKVSVLATPRFDFSNWDKTLLAFEHMGMNVEFLRVKLRRLVSIAYETDDALETRRYFQYKNQHSRADAEIKNMESKLEDLKGACKDFSAYIKSLKQKAETHQNKFQKEVASPW; the protein is encoded by the exons ATGGTGGATAGGATGGTGAAGAAGGAGGTTGAACAACATGATGAACAAACTGTGACTCTGGGTTTCTATGGAGATGAGCAAGCTCAACGGAGGTTTTCTATAAACATGATG gaTAAACAAAACAAGGCCACGGATAACAAAAACAAGGTCTTAAACTCGGATATAAAGCCC GTCACAAATGGCGAGGCACAAAAATTTGCAAG CTCTATGAAGGGTACAACAGCAGAAGCAACATCCTCTCGTGGTGAGGCTAAGTCATCTGCTGTAATTCGAGCAGAAGAGATCCGATCGAGTTTGCAAGCGGAATACCCGAGTTTTGTGAAGTCATTAGTGAGATCACATGTTGCTAGTTGTTTCTGGATG GGTCTGCCTGTGGCATTCTGTAAGAAGCACTTGGCGGATAAGGATACAACGATGACTTTGGAAGATGAATATGGCAAAGAATACAAGATGAAGTACATCGCATGCAAAACGGGATTGAGCGCTGGTTGGAGACAGTTTTCTGCTGTGCATAAGTTGCAGGAGGGTGACGTCTTGGTCTTCCAGTTAGTTGAACCTGCCAAGTTTAAG ATTTATATAGTAAGAGCAGATAATTTAAGGGAAGTAGATGGGGCCCTTTCGCTTATGAATCTAGACAGTTATGCAAGACAAAAGCAGAGAG AGAAAGAAAACCCAGAGAATGATGCTTTAGATGCTAGTATTACAAAGAGAAAACCCGGAAAATCTGTCGCAATTGACGTCCAAAAGAAAAAGCCATCAAAGCCAGGGCATAAATCTGTGCAACCGGCGCAATCCGAAAACGATAGCGAAGAAGCACTCTCAGAAGTATTTGAGGGGTTTAGAACGCTTGACTTCAAAGATGTCAAAGGATTTGAAAACTTTAGCATCATAGTGGATGGTGTGGTATTAGATGCCGAGTTCTCTAATGAGGTTAGAAACAAATACTACAAACTATGTTATAGCCAACGTGCTTTTCTTCATGATAACCTCACCAGGGGGTTGAACTATAAGCTAGTTGTTGGAATCATAACCGAGACTGTAAACATTGCGGACGCCATCAAAGTTAGCGTGCTAGCTACGCCACGATTCGACTTCTCGAATTGGGACAAGACCCTGCTTGCCTTTGAGCATATGGGCATGAATGTTGAGTTCTTGAGAGTGAAGTTGCGGCGATTGGTGAGCATTGCATATGAGACTGATGATGCCTTAGAAACCAGGAGATACTTCCAGTATAAAAATCAACACTCAAGAGCAGATGCGGAAATAAAGAATATGGAGTCCAAGCTGGAAGATTTGAAAGGAGCTTGTAAGGATTTTAGTGCTTACATTAAGAGTTTGAAGCAAAAAGCTGAAACTCATCAAAACAAGTTTCAGAAAGAGGTTGCTTCTCCTTGGTGA
- the LOC112720464 gene encoding B3 domain-containing protein Os01g0234100-like isoform X2 yields the protein MVKKEVEQHDEQTVTLGFYGDEQAQRRFSINMMDKQNKATDNKNKVLNSDIKPVTNGEAQKFASSMKGTTAEATSSRGEAKSSAVIRAEEIRSSLQAEYPSFVKSLVRSHVASCFWMGLPVAFCKKHLADKDTTMTLEDEYGKEYKMKYIACKTGLSAGWRQFSAVHKLQEGDVLVFQLVEPAKFKIYIVRADNLREVDGALSLMNLDSYARQKQREKENPENDALDASITKRKPGKSVAIDVQKKKPSKPGHKSVQPAQSENDSEEALSEVFEGFRTLDFKDVKGFENFSIIVDGVVLDAEFSNEVRNKYYKLCYSQRAFLHDNLTRGLNYKLVVGIITETVNIADAIKVSVLATPRFDFSNWDKTLLAFEHMGMNVEFLRVKLRRLVSIAYETDDALETRRYFQYKNQHSRADAEIKNMESKLEDLKGACKDFSAYIKSLKQKAETHQNKFQKEVASPW from the exons ATGGTGAAGAAGGAGGTTGAACAACATGATGAACAAACTGTGACTCTGGGTTTCTATGGAGATGAGCAAGCTCAACGGAGGTTTTCTATAAACATGATG gaTAAACAAAACAAGGCCACGGATAACAAAAACAAGGTCTTAAACTCGGATATAAAGCCC GTCACAAATGGCGAGGCACAAAAATTTGCAAG CTCTATGAAGGGTACAACAGCAGAAGCAACATCCTCTCGTGGTGAGGCTAAGTCATCTGCTGTAATTCGAGCAGAAGAGATCCGATCGAGTTTGCAAGCGGAATACCCGAGTTTTGTGAAGTCATTAGTGAGATCACATGTTGCTAGTTGTTTCTGGATG GGTCTGCCTGTGGCATTCTGTAAGAAGCACTTGGCGGATAAGGATACAACGATGACTTTGGAAGATGAATATGGCAAAGAATACAAGATGAAGTACATCGCATGCAAAACGGGATTGAGCGCTGGTTGGAGACAGTTTTCTGCTGTGCATAAGTTGCAGGAGGGTGACGTCTTGGTCTTCCAGTTAGTTGAACCTGCCAAGTTTAAG ATTTATATAGTAAGAGCAGATAATTTAAGGGAAGTAGATGGGGCCCTTTCGCTTATGAATCTAGACAGTTATGCAAGACAAAAGCAGAGAG AGAAAGAAAACCCAGAGAATGATGCTTTAGATGCTAGTATTACAAAGAGAAAACCCGGAAAATCTGTCGCAATTGACGTCCAAAAGAAAAAGCCATCAAAGCCAGGGCATAAATCTGTGCAACCGGCGCAATCCGAAAACGATAGCGAAGAAGCACTCTCAGAAGTATTTGAGGGGTTTAGAACGCTTGACTTCAAAGATGTCAAAGGATTTGAAAACTTTAGCATCATAGTGGATGGTGTGGTATTAGATGCCGAGTTCTCTAATGAGGTTAGAAACAAATACTACAAACTATGTTATAGCCAACGTGCTTTTCTTCATGATAACCTCACCAGGGGGTTGAACTATAAGCTAGTTGTTGGAATCATAACCGAGACTGTAAACATTGCGGACGCCATCAAAGTTAGCGTGCTAGCTACGCCACGATTCGACTTCTCGAATTGGGACAAGACCCTGCTTGCCTTTGAGCATATGGGCATGAATGTTGAGTTCTTGAGAGTGAAGTTGCGGCGATTGGTGAGCATTGCATATGAGACTGATGATGCCTTAGAAACCAGGAGATACTTCCAGTATAAAAATCAACACTCAAGAGCAGATGCGGAAATAAAGAATATGGAGTCCAAGCTGGAAGATTTGAAAGGAGCTTGTAAGGATTTTAGTGCTTACATTAAGAGTTTGAAGCAAAAAGCTGAAACTCATCAAAACAAGTTTCAGAAAGAGGTTGCTTCTCCTTGGTGA
- the LOC112720464 gene encoding B3 domain-containing protein Os01g0234100-like isoform X3: MVDRMVKKEVEQHDEQTVTLGFYGDEQAQRRFSINMMVTNGEAQKFASSMKGTTAEATSSRGEAKSSAVIRAEEIRSSLQAEYPSFVKSLVRSHVASCFWMGLPVAFCKKHLADKDTTMTLEDEYGKEYKMKYIACKTGLSAGWRQFSAVHKLQEGDVLVFQLVEPAKFKIYIVRADNLREVDGALSLMNLDSYARQKQREKENPENDALDASITKRKPGKSVAIDVQKKKPSKPGHKSVQPAQSENDSEEALSEVFEGFRTLDFKDVKGFENFSIIVDGVVLDAEFSNEVRNKYYKLCYSQRAFLHDNLTRGLNYKLVVGIITETVNIADAIKVSVLATPRFDFSNWDKTLLAFEHMGMNVEFLRVKLRRLVSIAYETDDALETRRYFQYKNQHSRADAEIKNMESKLEDLKGACKDFSAYIKSLKQKAETHQNKFQKEVASPW; the protein is encoded by the exons ATGGTGGATAGGATGGTGAAGAAGGAGGTTGAACAACATGATGAACAAACTGTGACTCTGGGTTTCTATGGAGATGAGCAAGCTCAACGGAGGTTTTCTATAAACATGATG GTCACAAATGGCGAGGCACAAAAATTTGCAAG CTCTATGAAGGGTACAACAGCAGAAGCAACATCCTCTCGTGGTGAGGCTAAGTCATCTGCTGTAATTCGAGCAGAAGAGATCCGATCGAGTTTGCAAGCGGAATACCCGAGTTTTGTGAAGTCATTAGTGAGATCACATGTTGCTAGTTGTTTCTGGATG GGTCTGCCTGTGGCATTCTGTAAGAAGCACTTGGCGGATAAGGATACAACGATGACTTTGGAAGATGAATATGGCAAAGAATACAAGATGAAGTACATCGCATGCAAAACGGGATTGAGCGCTGGTTGGAGACAGTTTTCTGCTGTGCATAAGTTGCAGGAGGGTGACGTCTTGGTCTTCCAGTTAGTTGAACCTGCCAAGTTTAAG ATTTATATAGTAAGAGCAGATAATTTAAGGGAAGTAGATGGGGCCCTTTCGCTTATGAATCTAGACAGTTATGCAAGACAAAAGCAGAGAG AGAAAGAAAACCCAGAGAATGATGCTTTAGATGCTAGTATTACAAAGAGAAAACCCGGAAAATCTGTCGCAATTGACGTCCAAAAGAAAAAGCCATCAAAGCCAGGGCATAAATCTGTGCAACCGGCGCAATCCGAAAACGATAGCGAAGAAGCACTCTCAGAAGTATTTGAGGGGTTTAGAACGCTTGACTTCAAAGATGTCAAAGGATTTGAAAACTTTAGCATCATAGTGGATGGTGTGGTATTAGATGCCGAGTTCTCTAATGAGGTTAGAAACAAATACTACAAACTATGTTATAGCCAACGTGCTTTTCTTCATGATAACCTCACCAGGGGGTTGAACTATAAGCTAGTTGTTGGAATCATAACCGAGACTGTAAACATTGCGGACGCCATCAAAGTTAGCGTGCTAGCTACGCCACGATTCGACTTCTCGAATTGGGACAAGACCCTGCTTGCCTTTGAGCATATGGGCATGAATGTTGAGTTCTTGAGAGTGAAGTTGCGGCGATTGGTGAGCATTGCATATGAGACTGATGATGCCTTAGAAACCAGGAGATACTTCCAGTATAAAAATCAACACTCAAGAGCAGATGCGGAAATAAAGAATATGGAGTCCAAGCTGGAAGATTTGAAAGGAGCTTGTAAGGATTTTAGTGCTTACATTAAGAGTTTGAAGCAAAAAGCTGAAACTCATCAAAACAAGTTTCAGAAAGAGGTTGCTTCTCCTTGGTGA